TCTTTTTTTCACGAGCTTTGAAATGAGAGAGCGAGTTTGGGTCCAGTGGACCTCTTTTTCATAAGCTCGGAAATAAGAAAGCGAATTAAGGCCCGGATGGGTCTTTTTTAACGAGATAGTTTTTTTCTGACCTTGGCGTGCTATAATGGTAATAGAAAGAGTAAAGGTGGGTAAGTCAAAGATGAATTGTACGATTAGAAATATGATTAAGTCTGATATTGAATCCTTATCTCATGGATTTATGAATCAAGGTTGGCCTGGTAGAGAGGAAATTTTGGCTAGATATTTTCTGGAACAGGAAAGTGGGGAGAGAGAAGTCTTAGTTGCAGAGATTGATGGTGTTGTAGCGGGCTACGTTACCATTTTGCCCTCTGCTAAACATGGTCCTTTTGCAGAAGTCTATCCAGAATTATCAGATTTTAATGTGTTTGAGCCTTTTCGAAATCAAGGGATTGGGAATCCACTGCTAGAAGAAGCAGAAAAACGAGTCAAGGTTGTTTCTAGTAAGGTCACTCTTG
Above is a genomic segment from Streptococcus sp. SN-1 containing:
- a CDS encoding GNAT family N-acetyltransferase, whose translation is MNCTIRNMIKSDIESLSHGFMNQGWPGREEILARYFLEQESGEREVLVAEIDGVVAGYVTILPSAKHGPFAEVYPELSDFNVFEPFRNQGIGNPLLEEAEKRVKVVSSKVTLGVGLHLGYGPAQRLYIRRGYIPDGTGVWYRNQPLEMNATSQNNDDLVLYLVKEFG